The Nerophis lumbriciformis linkage group LG15, RoL_Nlum_v2.1, whole genome shotgun sequence genome window below encodes:
- the LOC133615850 gene encoding protocadherin-9 isoform X2, which yields MDLKDYYLLGALLACIWLDPSIAQELIYPIREELQENMLIGNIPRDLNISHTNAATGASANLVYRLVSKAGDNPLVRVLSSTGEIFTTSNRIDREKLCPGPSFEDSECSFEIEVVILPNDYFRLIKIKITVRDTNDNAPMFPSPVINISIPENTLINSRFAIPSATDPDTGPNSVHKYELINGQSAFGLDIVETPEGEKWPQLIVQQNLDREQKDTYVMKIKVEDGGSPQKSSTAILQVSITDVNDNRPVFKESQVEVHIPENSPVGTSVVQLQATDADVGANAEIRYVFGAQVSPATKRLFALNTTSGLITVQRPLDREETAIHKLSVVASDGSPSPARAIISINVTDVNDNPPNIDLRYIISPINGTVFLSEKDPINTKIALITVSDKDTDINGKVSCFIENNVPFHLKAVYDNQYLLETSALLDYEGTKEYNFKIVASDSGKPSLNQTALVRVRLEDENDNPPIFTQPVIELAVMENNQRDLFLTTLSATDEDSGKNAEIVYQLGPNASFFDLDRKTGVLTASRVFDREDQDRFLFTVTARDNGTPPLQTQAAVIVTVLDENDNNPKFTHNHFQFFVSENLPKYSTVGVITVTDSDAGENAAVSLSIPNDNENFILDAFSGVIKSNVSFDREQQSSYTFDVRAVDSGRPPCSSAAKVTINVIDVNDNTPVVIYPPSNTSFKLVPLSSIPGSVVAEVFAVDGDTGMNAELKYTIVSGNNKGLFRIDPVTGNITLEEKPAVSDLGLHRLVVNISDLGYPKSLHTLVLVFLYVNDTVGNYTLINDLIRRRMETPIDRNMSDSSETYQSGDYLTIMIAFVTGALVVIIVIFVTVLLRCRHTSRFKAAQRKKQGTEWMSPNTENKQNKKKKRKKRKSPKSSLLNFVTIEGNKPDDPAHEPINGSISLPTELEDQGIGRFDWNATPTTTFKPGSPDLARHYKSASPQSAFHLKADTPVSVKKHHVIQELPLDNTFVGGCDTLSKRSSTSSDHFSASECSSQGGFKTKGPMHTRQQGQVCPCHVKPRTACSPFCGPALLPGGVKDGRCPEMSLA from the coding sequence ATGGATCTAAAAGACTATTACCTGTTGGGTGCTCTACTCGCCTGTATCTGGCTCGACCCATCCATCGCCCAAGAACTAATCTACCCCATCAGGGAGGAGCTGCAGGAGAATATGCTCATCGGGAATATACCCAGGGACCTTAACATTTCTCACACCAACGCTGCCACCGGAGCAAGTGCTAATCTGGTGTACCGACTCGTCTCCAAGGCGGGAGATAATCCCCTTGTCCGCGTTCTGAGCAGCACCGGTGAGATATTCACCACCTCCAACCGAATAGACCGGGAGAAGCTATGCCCCGGCCCCTCGTTTGAGGACAGCGAATGCTCCTTTGAGATCGAAGTGGTCATCCTGCCTAATGATTATTTCCGGCTGATTAAGATCAAAATAACCGTCAGAGACACAAACGACAACGCGCCGATGTTTCCGTCACCTGTGATCAACATCTCCATCCCGGAGAACACGCTCATTAACAGCCGTTTCGCTATTCCTTCGGCCACCGACCCTGACACCGGCCCCAATAGTGTCCACAAATATGAGCTGATCAACGGGCAAAGTGCCTTTGGCCTGGACATAGTGGAAACACCCGAGGGGGAGAAGTGGCCCCAGCTCATTGTGCAGCAGAATCTGGACAGAGAGCAGAAGGACACGTACGTGATGAAGATCAAAGTGGAGGACGGCGGCAGCCCGCAGAAATCCAGCACTGCCATTCTACAAGTTTCCATAACGGACGTCAACGACAACCGGCCTGTGTTTAAGGAGAGTCAGGTGGAGGTGCACATCCCGGAGAATTCCCCCGTCGGCACATCTGTCGTTCAGCTTCAGGCCACGGACGCAGACGTAGGAGCCAACGCAGAGATTCGATATGTGTTTGGCGCTCAGGTGTCACCTGCTACTAAGAGGCTGTTTGCACTCAATACCACATCTGGCCTAATCACGGTGCAGAGGCCCTTAGACAGGGAAGAGACTGCAATACATAAGCTCTCTGTTGTGGCTAGCGACGGCAGTCCGAGCCCCGCCAGAGCGATTATTTCCATTAACGTGACCGATGTTAATGACAATCCCCCCAATATAGACCTGAGATACATTATCAGTCCCATTAACGGCACTGTTTTCCTCTCCGAGAAGGATCCTATTAATACCAAGATAGCCCTCATCACGGTGTCGGACAAAGACACCGACATCAACGGCAAGGTCAGTTGTTTCATCGAGAACAACGTGCCCTTCCACCTCAAAGCTGTGTATGACAACCAGTATCTGCTGGAGACATCTGCGCTGCTCGACTATGAAGGGACAAAGGAATATAACTTTAAGATCGTGGCTTCCGATTCCGGGAAACCCAGCTTGAATCAGACCGCTTTGGTGCGGGTGAGGCTGGAGGACGAGAACGACAACCCGCCTATTTTCACTCAACCCGTCATCGAGCTGGCCGTCATGGAGAACAACCAACGCGACTTGTTCCTCACCACTCTCAGCGCCACGGACGAGGACAGTGGCAAAAACGCGGAGATTGTTTATCAGCTGGGGCCGAACGCGTCCTTCTTTGACCTCGACCGCAAAACGGGGGTTTTGACGGCGTCCCGGGTTTTCGACCGCGAGGATCAGGATCGCTTCCTGTTCACTGTCACGGCGAGGGACAACGGGACCCCGCCTCTGCAGACGCAGGCGGCGGTCATCGTAACCGTGCTGGACGAAAACGACAACAACCCCAAGTTCACGCACAATCACTTTCAGTTCTTCGTCTCGGAGAATCTTCCCAAGTACAGCACCGTCGGGGTGATAACTGTGACGGATTCCGACGCCGGGGAAAACGCTGCTGTTTCTCTTTCCATTCCGAATGACAATGAAAACTTCATACTGGACGCGTTCTCTGGCGTGATAAAGTCCAACGTGTCCTTTGACAGGGAGCAACAGAGCTCCTACACGTTTGACGTCAGGGCTGTGGACAGCGGCAGACCCCCTTGCTCCTCAGCAGCTAAGGTGACCATCAATGTCATCGACGTAAACGATAACACTCCGGTTGTCATATACCCCCCCTCAAACACGTCTTTCAAACTGGTCCCTCTGTCCTCTATCCCCGGATCTGTGGTCGCGGAGGTGTTTGCAGTGGACGGCGACACAGGAATGAACGCTGAACTCAAATACACAATCGTGAGTGGCAACAACAAAGGTCTGTTCAGGATCGACCCCGTCACCGGGAATATCACCCTGGAGGAGAAACCCGCAGTGAGCGACTTGGGTCTACATAGATTGGTCGTCAACATCAGCGATTTAGGATATCCTAAGTCCCTTCATACTCTGGTGCTGGTCTTTCTTTACGTCAATGATACTGTGGGCAACTACACACTCATCAATGACCTCATCCGACGTAGGATGGAGACACCGATTGATCGGAACATGAGCGATAGCAGCGAGACCTACCAAAGCGGGGACTATTTAACAATAATGATAGCCTTTGTGACCGGCGCCCTGGTGGTGATTATCGTCATATTCGTTACCGTCCTGTTGCGCTGCCGTCACACCTCCAGGTTCAAAGCTGCACAGAGGAAAAAGCAGGGGACCGAGTGGATGTCGCCGAACACGGAGAACAAGCAgaacaagaagaaaaagcgcAAGAAAAGGAAATCTCCCAAGAGCTCTCTGCTCAACTTTGTCACCATCGAGGGGAACAAACCTGACGACCCCGCCCACGAGCCCATCAACGGGAGCATCAGTCTGCCCACCGAATTGGAAGATCAAGGGATCGGACGCTTTGATTGGAATGCCACGCCTACCACCACCTTCAAACCCGGCAGCCCCGACCTGGCCCGACACTACAAATCCGCCTCGCCGCAGTCGGCCTTCCACCTCAAGGCCGACACGCCGGTTTCCGTCAAGAAGCACCACGTGATTCAGGAGCTCCCTCTGGATAACACGTTTGTCGGGGGCTGCGACACCCTTTCCAAGAGGTCCTCCACGAGCTCAGACCACTTCAGTGCCTCGGAGTGCAGCTCCCAAGGAGGGTTCAAGACGAAGGGGCCCATGCACACCAGACAGCAG